In Tistrella mobilis, the genomic window GAGCTTCGAGCGCGCGGCCAAGAGCCCCTTCCAGCACATCCCAGTCGGCGTCCGATCCCATCCGGCTCTCGGGCCGGGTCGACAGCTTGATGGTGACATCCCCGAAGCCGAAGGCGCGGTAGACGTCGAGCACCAGAGCGATGACCGCGCGGCATTCGTCATCCACCTGCGCCGGCGTGCAATAGATATGCGCATCGTCCTGGGTGAAGTGCCGCACCCGCATCAACCCGTGCAGCGCGCCCGACGGCTCGTAGCGGTGTACCTTGCCGAACTCGCCCATGCGCAGCGGCAGGTCGCGATGGCTTTTCAGGGCATGGCGATAGAGCAGCACGCTGCCCGGGCAGTTCATCGGCTTCAGCGCGAAGACGCGGCCGTCACCGGTTTCGGTGGTGTACATGTGCCGCCGGTAGTTCTGCCAGTGGCCCGACGTCTCCCACAGGCCGCGATCCATCACATCGGGCGTGTTGACCTCGACATAACCGGCAGCCGCCTGACGGCGGCGCATGAAGGCAAGCAGCGCCTGGAAGAGCGTCCAGCCGCGCGGGTGCCAGAACACCGCCCCCGGCGCCTCGTCCCGGAAGTGGTAGAGGTCCAGCTCCCGGCCCAGCCGGCGATGATCGCGCGCCTCGGCTTCGGCGAGGCGGGTGATATGGGCATCGAGCGCCGCCCGATCGGCCCAGGCGGTGCCGTAGATCCGCTGCAGCTGGGGATTGCGGGCATCGCCGCGCCAATAGGCGCCAGAGATCCGGGTCAGCCGGAAGGCCTTGAGGAACCGGGTGTTCGGCACATGCGGGCCGCGGCACATGTCGACATAGTCGTCATGGAAATAGAGGCCGAGTTCGGCCTCGTCGGGCATGTCCGCGATCAGCCTGAGCTTGTAGTCCTCGCCACGCGCCGTGAAGATCCGGATCGCCTCGTCCCGCGGCAGTATGCGCTTCACCACCGGCCGCTCGCGGGCGATCAGCTCAGCCATGCGCGCCTCGATCGCCGCCAGATCCTCGGGCGTGAAGCTGCGTTCCGCGGCGATGTCGTAATAGAATCCGTCCTCGATCACCGGGCCGATCACCATCCGCGCCGCCGGATGAAGCTGCTTGACCGCCTGCCCCAGCAGATGGGCGCAGGAATGGCGGATGATCCCGACGCCTTCCGGATCGGCGGGGGTGATGATCCTGACCGCCGCGTCATGCCCGATCAGATCCGAGGCATCGACGGCACGGCCGTCGATGATGCCGGCAAGGGTTCTGCGGGCCAGGCCCGGGCCGATGGCGGCAGCCAGCTCCATCACCGTGACAGGGTGGGGAAAACTGCGGCGCGCCCCGTCGGGCAGGGTGACGGTGATGGGCGTGGTCTGGGTCATCGGGTCTCAGAACTCGTTCTGGATGGTCTTGTAGCCCCGGACCAGCGCATTGTTGGTGCGCGCCACGTCCTCGGAGAACTCGCTCGCATCGGCGGATACCCGCGGCAGCCGGGCAAGATCGGTCGCAGGTCCGATGCGCTGGGTAGAGGTGACGTAGAAGCCCGCCGGCAGATGGCAGCCGTCGACCACGGCGTTGTGCCGGACCACGCAGCCATCCTCGACCGTACAGTTGAACAACACGCTGTTGAAACCGATGAACACGCCATTCCCCACCCGGCAGGGGCCATGGACGATGGCCCGGTGGGCGATCGACGTCCGCTCACCGATGGTGACCGCAGCGCCTGATTTGGAGTGAATCACCACCCCGTCCTGGATGTTGGAATGCGCCCCGATCACGATCGGCTCGATCTGACCGTCCGCATCCATCTCGTCGGCACGGATCACCGCATAGGGACCGATGAAGACATCGGCCTCGATGATCACCCGGCCGCAAAGGATGGCGGTCGGGTCGACAAAGGCATCAGGGTGGACTCGCGGCAGGTCGCCGCGCGGGTTCTTGCGAATCACGAGCGCATCATCCTCGGACGCCGTCGGTACGGTCGGGCCACCCCGGGAACGGGTTGTTCATGGCGATCCAGGCGACGGGGCCCGCCGCCATCTCGGCATCGGTCAGCAGGCAGGCATCGAAACCGGCGCGCAGACGGGCCTCGTCCATCGTAATGCCGATCAGCACCAGCTCCTGACGGGCATCGCCGGTTTGCGGATCCCAGCTCTTCAGGATGGTGTCGACATGGGCGGGATCTTCGGGCCAGTCCTCGGGCGGCAGGGCGGCCCACCAATGGCCGGCGACGCCATGGCGGGCCACGGCGCCCGCCTGCGACCAGGATCCGGCAAGGGCGGGGTGGCTCGCCAGCCAGAAGAAGCCTTTGGAGCGGACCACCCCCGGCCATTCGCGGCCGATCCAGGCGAAGAACCGGCCCGGATGGAAGGGCCGCCGGGCACGATAGACGAAGCTGCCGATGCCATAGGCCTCGGTCTCGGGGATATGCGTGCCGTGCAGTTCGCCCAGCCAGCCTGGCGCCTCGGCCGCCGCTGCAAAATCGAACAGACCGGTCCCGAGAACGCGGTCCAGCGGCACCCGGCCGAAGGCTGCGGCCTCGATCCGCGCGCGCGGATTCAGGCTGCGCAGAATGCCGGTCAACCGGCCCAGATCCGCCGGCGTGATCAGATCGGTCTTGTTGAGCACGATCACGTCGCAGAATTCGACCTGCTCGATCAGCAGATCGACCACCTTGCGGCGATCCTCTGGGCCCATGGATTCACCACGATCCTGAAGATCGTCTCGCGAGGCGTAATCGCGCAGGAAATTGCAGGCATCGACCACGGTCACCATGGTGTCGAGCCGGGCGACATCGCCCAGGCTGCGGCCCTCTTCATCGGCGAAAGTGAAGGTCTCGGCCACCGGCATGGGTTCCGAGATGCCGGTCGATTCGATCACCAGCTGATCGAACCGCCCCTCGCGCGCCAGTCGTCCGACCTCTACCAGCAGATCTTCGCGCAGCGTGCAGCAGATGCAGCCATTGCTCATCTCCACCAGCTTTGCATCGGTGCGCGTCAGCCCGGCGACACCGGCACGGATCAGGGCCGCATCGATGTTCACCTCGGACATGTCGTTGACGATCACCGCCACCCGCCGCCCCTCGCGATTGCCGAGGATGTGGTTGAGCAGCGTGGTCTTGCCCGCCCCCAGAAAGCCGGAGAGCACGGTGACCGGCAGACGCGGGTCGGCGGGCGGGTGCGTGGGGGAAGGGGCGGGCATGGATCCGTTTCCTGTGTCGTTCGGATCGAAATGATATGTTATATTATAACATAATCAAACCCTGTTTCTCTCTGCCCTGCGGCTTTCAAGACCGGGCTCCTCACACACGATCCCGCAAGGGGCGTACCTCCGGCTGCGTGAGGATGACCTCCCCCTGAATATCCAGGCCGGGTGTGGCAGGCTGGGGTGCCGACAAGATTCTAATCCCACCCCGCCTCTGCCGTCATCGCCACCGGCCCGCCCTCGCGTGCGGTCCAGAGCGTCAACCCGTCTTCGGTCTCGGCGGCATGGAGACGCACCGGGTCGTCATCGAAGAGCGGCGACAGGCTGCGGAAGCTGAACCGATCGGGGGCGCGGCCGTCGAGGCCGGCTGCGTAGTTGAACAGCAGGGTGGCCTGAAGGGGGCCATGCACCACCAGGCCGGGATAACCCTCGACACCGGTTGCATAGGGCCGGTCATAGTGAATCCGGTGGCCGTTGAAGGTGAGCGCGGAATAACGGAACAGCAGCGCCGGCCCGATATCGACCGGACGAAGATGGCGGCCGGCCGGAGCAGGTTTGAGTGGGGCCGGCTTGCCGACAGGCACCGCCGCCGGAACGGCCGCCGCGCGATAGACGATGTCCTGGCGTTCGGTCGCAACCACCCGGCCGGCGGCCGAGATCAGATGCTCGACCGTCACGAAACACAGGCTGCCGCTCCGCCCCTCGCGCAGGGTGACGTCGGCGATACGCGACAGGCGTTCCATCATCTGGCCCACCCGCAGATCGCCGGTGAAGCGGACCGCGCCGCCCGCCCACATCCTACGGGGCAGCGGCACCGGTGGCAGGAAGCCGCCGCGGGCCGGATGGCCGTCGGGTCCGAGGGCGGCGGTGGTCGCAGCCGGCTGCCCCAGACACCAGTGGATCAGCCGGGGGGCCGCCTCCCCCGGTTGCACAGGCGGGCCCCCGATGTCGAAGGTGGCGCGGAAGCGCCGGACCAGATCGGGTGTCACCGCTTCGGTCGTGGTCTCCTGACGACCGATCCAGCCGCGCAGATGATCGAGATCGATGCCGGTCGTCATGTCGCCTCCGGATCGAGAGGGAGATGGTCACCCAGCGCCGGCACCGCCCCATAGCGCCGGGCCGGGCCGTCGAAGACCGGGGCCGGGGCCGGCATGGCGACCGGCCCCGAGGGCGTGTCGACGGTGATCCGGCGCAGATGCGGATGGGCAGCCAGACCGGCCATATCGTTGAGGTCGGCAAATGCGATGCCGGCGTGCTGAAGCCGTTCCCGCATCGTCGCCCCGTCGCCGGCACCGATTGCTGCGGCCACCACGGCATCAGCTTCGGCACGATGGGCCACCCGGCCGCGATTGCCGGCAAAGCGCGGATCGGCCGCAAGACCGGGCTGCTCCGCGATCTCGCGCACGAAGGCCGCCCATTCCCGGTCGCTCTGGATCGCGACCAGCAGGACGGCACCGTCGCGGGTGCGGAAGGTGCCATAGGGGGCGATGGAGGGGTGGGACAGCCCCACTCGCTGCGGCGGCCGGCCGCCTTCCTGGTGGAGCAGCGGCACCGTCAGCCAGTCGGCGGCGACATCGAACATCGACACGCCGATCGCCGCACCCTGGCCGTTGATCCCCCGTGCGATCAGCGCTTCGAGGATCGCGGCATGGGCGGTCGCGCCGGTCGCGATATCGACGATGGAGGTGCCGACCCGTGCCGGCGCGTCCGGCCCGCCGGTGACGGAACACAATCCGGATTCCGCCTGAACCAGCATGTCATAAGCCTTGCGGTCGGCAAGCGGTCCGGTTTCGCCATAGCCGCTGATCGAGCAGATGATCAGCCGAGGGAAGTCGCGCCGCAGATCCGCGACCGCACAGCCCATCCGGGCCAGCGCGCCGGGCTTGAGGTTCTGGACCAGCACGTCGGCACGGGTCAGAAGCTCGCGGAATGCCGCCCGCCCCGCCGCCACCGCAAGATTGAGCACCAGGCTTTCCTTGCCCCGGTTCAGCCAGACGAAATAGCTGCTCTCACCCCGGGCGACGTCATCATAGCCGCGGGCGAAATCGCCCTCCGGACGCTCGATCTTGATCACCCGTGCCCCGGCATCGGCCAGACGCACGGTGCAGAACGGGGCCGAGACCGCCTGTTCCAGGGCGATCACGGTCAGGCCGGCAAGCGGCCGTGCCAGCGGATCCATCAGCCACCCCCGTCAGAACGACCGCGGCAGGCCGAGCACATGCTCGGCCACATAGGCGAGGATCAGATTGGTCGAGATCGGCGCCACCTGATAGAGCCGGGTTTCGCGGAATTTGCGCTCGACATCGTATTCGGCCGCGAAGCCGAAACCGCCATGGAACTGGATGCAGGCATTGGCCGCTTCCCACGACGCCTTGGCGGCCAGATACTTCGCCATATTGGCCTGGGATCCGCAGGGGCGGCCGGCATCATAGAGCCGACAGGCTTCCCAGCGCATCAGATTGGCGGCCTCGACCTCTATGAAGCTTTCCGCAATCGGGAACTGCACGCCCTGATTCTGGCCGATCGGCCGGCCGAAGACCCGGCGCTCCGAGGCATAGGCCGACACCTTGTCGATGAACCAGTAGCCGTCGCCGATACATTCGGCCGCGATCAGCACCCGTTCGGCATTCAGCCCGGTCAGGATGTAGCGGAAGCCCTGGCCTTCCTCGCCGATCAGGTTCTCTGCCGGAATCTCCAGCTCGTCGAAGAACAGCTCGTTGGTTTCGTGATTGACCATGTTGGCGATCGGCCTGACGGTAAGCCCGCGGCCGATCGCGTCGCGCAGATCGACGATGAAGATCGACAGCCCCTCGGATTTCTTCGCCACCTGATCGAGCGGCGTGGTCCGGGCCAGCAGGATCATCAGGTCGGAATGCTGAATGCGCGAGATCCAGACCTTCTGACCGTTGATCACCCAGCGGTCACCACGCCGGACCGCCGTGGTCCGGATCCGGGTGGTGTCGGTACCGGCGCCGGGTTCGGTGACGCCCATCGACTGGAGCCTGAGTTCACCTGCCGCGATCGCCGGCAGATAGCGCCGGCGCTGATCCTCGGATCCATGCCGCACCAGCGTCGTCATATTGTACATCTGGCCATGGCAGGCCCCGGAATTGCCACCCGACCGGTTGATCTCCTCCATGATCACCGATGCCTCGGCAAGACCGAGGCCGGCACCGCCATAGGCCTCGGGGATCAGCGCCGCCATCCAGCCGGCACGGGTCAGGGCCTCGACGAAGGCCTCGGGATAGGCGCGATCCGCATCAATCTTGCGGTGGTATTCGGGTGGAAAGCCGGCGCAGAGCGCCCGCACGGCCTCCCGGATCTCGGGATGAGCCTCATCGCCGACCGTCTGCATCCTCCGGAACCTCCCTGGATCTTATCTTTCTCCAGGCAGTCTACCCCGCAGCGGGCCGCGCGCGCAGGCCATCGATGATCGTCCGGACCATTTCCTCCGCCAGACGGTCGCGCGCGCCCTCGCCGGCATCGGCTTCGGGCCGGTACCAGAAGATCGACCATTGCAGGGCGCCCAGCATCATCTTGACCGCGATCGACGGATCGACCGGACCCAGCAGCCCGGCTTCGGCCGCGCGCCGGGTCTGCGCCTTGAACAGGGCCTCGAAGCGGTCGCGGCTGGCGATCAGCTCGTCGAGGGTACGGCGCTGGTCGGGGGTGGTCGCGCCGAACCGGTGGATCTGCACCCCCTGGGCAACCACGGTCTCGAAGGCGTGGTGATCCATCATCGCCCGGGCATGGGCCGCCAGCATGGCGCGGAGCACCGCCAGCGCGTCGCCCGGGGCTGCCATCGCCGGCTCCACGGCCGCGAACAGCCGCCGCATGCCCTCGCGATGAACATCGAAGAACAGATCGGTCTTGGTGGCGTGGTAGTGGTAGATGAAGCCCTTGGTACAGCCCATCGACCGGGCGACGTCGTCGATGCTGGTGGCATGATAGCCGGTGCGCATGAAGCACAGCGCCGCCGCCTCCAGCAGCTCCATCCGGCGGGTTGCCGCCTCGGCCTCGTCGATCTTCCGTCCGCGTCGTGCCACGCCGTCCTCCGCGATCTTCATCGCCGGGCATCCTACGGCAAGCCCCCCGGCGGGGCCAGATCGCCGGCCCCGGCTTGCCCGATAACATCCTACTCAGTAGTATGTTATTCATAATGAGCCGGATCAACCGGTTCACAGGGAACGGGAGGAAAGGGTCATCATGACACGCGTCCTGATCACCGGCGCCGGTGGGTTCCTGGGTCGCCGTCTGGCACGGGCGATCGCCGCCGGGGCCCCGCTGGCCGGGCCCGATGGCCGCATCGGGCCGGCCAGCCAGCTGGAGCTGGTCGATCTGAGGGTCCCCGAGATGCCGGCCGGGGCCCTTGTACCGGTGGCCCGCATGGCGGCAGATCTCGCCGACCCGGCGGTGGCGGCGGCCCTCGGCTGCCGGGGGGCCGATGTCATCTTCCATCTGGCCGCCAGCCTGACGCTCGACGCCGAACGCGCGCCGGATGCTGCCTGGGCCGTGAATGTCGAGGCGCTGCGCCGCATGGCCGAAGCGGCGGAAGGCCGCCCCCGTGTCATCTTCACCAGCTCGATCGCGGTCTTCGGCGGCAGTCTGCCGGCTGAAACCGGCGACGATCTCCGGCCGCTGCCCGCCACCGGTTACGGCACCCATAAGGCGATTGCGGAACTGATGCTGGCCGATCTGTCGCGCCGCGGCCGCATCGACGGCCGCTCCCTGCGCCTGCCGATCGTGGTCACCCGTCCGGGCGCGCCGACGCCTGCGATTTCGGACCGGATTGCCGCACTGATCCGCGCGCCTCTGGCCGGCCGCGACGTCGTCTCGCCGCTGCCGCCCGGGGCCTCCGTGCCGCTTGCCTCGGCGGGGGCGGTGGTGGCGGGTCTGCTGCGCCTGCAGGCGGTGGCGGAAGACGATCTGCCGCCGGGCCGGGCACTGAACCTGCCGGCCGTCACCACGACCATCGACGCGCTTGCAGGCGCGGTGGCGGCACATGGCGCCGCCGGCCGGATCAGCTTTGCGCCGGAGCCGGACCTCACCCGCATCGTCGGCGGCTGGCCGCAACGCTTCGTCTCGGCCCGGGCGGAGCCCCTGGGCATCCGCCCGGATGGCGGTCTCGACGCCATCATCGCGGATTATCTGGCGCATGAGGGAGCCGGCCATGTCAGGCACTGAGAAGCGGAGCGTCGAAGGCATCGCCGGCTGCGCCCAGATCTGCATCATCGGTGCCGGCTCGTCGGGCGTTGCCGTCGCCAAGGCGCTGAAGGATCGCGGCATCGCTTTCGCCTGCTACGAAACCGGCTCGGATATCGGCGGCATGTGGCGCTACCGCAACGACAACGGCATGTCGTCGGCCTATGCGGCGCTGCATATCGACACCAGCCGCGACAATCTGGGCTATCCGGACTTCCCGATTCCGAAGCACCTGCCGGATTTCCTGTCCCATGCGCAGTTTCTGGCACATCTGGAAGCCTATGCCGATCATTTCGGCATCCGGCCGCTGATCACCTTCCGCACCTCGGTAACGGAGGTGAGCCCGATGGAGGACGGGCGATGGCGTGTATCACTGTCCGACGGCCGCGTGATCCCCTATCGGCATGTGATCATTGCCAACGGCCATCTCTGGGATCCGCGCCTGCCCGAATTTCCGGGCCGGTTCGACGGCACGACGCTGCACGCCCATCACTATCGCACCCCTGATCCTTTCGACGGACGGCGGGTACTGGTGGTGGGCCTCGGCAATTCGGCCGTCGACATTGCGGTCGACCTTTGCCGGCGCGCTGCCCATGTCACGATCTCCACCCGCCGGGGCGCCTGGATCATGCCCAAATACCTGATGGGTATACCGGTGGACCGCTGGTCGGCCACGCTTTCGCGCCGCCTGCGCCTGCCGACGCGGGTAACCCGCATGATCATGTCCCGGCTGATCAGGCTGGGCGTCGGCGATCAGCGGCGCTTCGGCCTGCCGCGCCCGGCCCATCCGATGTGGCGGGAACACGCGACGCTCAGCCAGGATCTGCTGCCGGCCATCGGCCATGGAAGGATCACCGTGCGCCCCGACATCGCCCGGCTGGACGGCGACGGCGTGGTCTTCACCGACGGCGCCCGGGCCCCCTTCGATGCCATCATTTACGCCACCGGCTACCGGACCAGCTTCCCCTTCCTGGAGGCCGGCCTCGCCCGGCAGGCGCTCGGTGACGAGAGCCGGCCGGCGCTCTATCGCCGCATGCTTTCCCCCACCTGCCCCGGCCTCGCCTTCGCCGGGCTGGTTCAGCCGATCGGGCCGACAATTCCGCTGGTCGAGATCCAGGCCCGCTGGCTCGCCAGCCTGCTGTCGGGTGCGATGGCACCGGCCAGCCCAGAGGACCAGCGGCATGAAATCCGTCGCCATCACGACATCCAGCGCCGCACCTGGCTCGACAGCCCGCGCTATGCGCTGGAGGTCGACTACCGGAGCTATGCCCGGCAGATGACACGCGACATGGCCCGCGGCCGGGCCGGCAACTGACACCGCCCCGGCGAGCAGCTTCGTTTCACCTGGAGATATCTTTGATGAAAAACCGGCAACACCTTGCGGAATGGATGCGACATTCAACTTTTGCGTGATAAATTCCCGATCCGTGGGCCGTCCGATGCCCGGTGGTCCGATATCGGCGGGTCGATCCGGCCTGTCCGGATCGTATTGTGGTTGCCGAGCCGGATGGACTAGTCACAAGATCGCCCCTATCTGGGGAACGGGCGGCGCCTGGCGCCGGTCCGCATC contains:
- the thrS gene encoding threonine--tRNA ligase produces the protein MTQTTPITVTLPDGARRSFPHPVTVMELAAAIGPGLARRTLAGIIDGRAVDASDLIGHDAAVRIITPADPEGVGIIRHSCAHLLGQAVKQLHPAARMVIGPVIEDGFYYDIAAERSFTPEDLAAIEARMAELIARERPVVKRILPRDEAIRIFTARGEDYKLRLIADMPDEAELGLYFHDDYVDMCRGPHVPNTRFLKAFRLTRISGAYWRGDARNPQLQRIYGTAWADRAALDAHITRLAEAEARDHRRLGRELDLYHFRDEAPGAVFWHPRGWTLFQALLAFMRRRQAAAGYVEVNTPDVMDRGLWETSGHWQNYRRHMYTTETGDGRVFALKPMNCPGSVLLYRHALKSHRDLPLRMGEFGKVHRYEPSGALHGLMRVRHFTQDDAHIYCTPAQVDDECRAVIALVLDVYRAFGFGDVTIKLSTRPESRMGSDADWDVLEGALGRALEALGLGWQTNPGEGAFYGPKLEFVLHDAIGRDWQCGTLQVDMNLPERFDIDYVDTDGMRRRPVMLHRALFGSLERFIGILIEHYAGRLPAWLAPVQAAVLPVSDRHAAHAAAVAQALIGAGIRAEADLRNHRLGWRIRDQRLQRIPFLLVIGDAEMAAGQVTITARDGEDPGTLPLAEAMAMLAERGRAPDLAAGRAAQDALLRGLVPV
- a CDS encoding carbonate dehydratase, which codes for MIRKNPRGDLPRVHPDAFVDPTAILCGRVIIEADVFIGPYAVIRADEMDADGQIEPIVIGAHSNIQDGVVIHSKSGAAVTIGERTSIAHRAIVHGPCRVGNGVFIGFNSVLFNCTVEDGCVVRHNAVVDGCHLPAGFYVTSTQRIGPATDLARLPRVSADASEFSEDVARTNNALVRGYKTIQNEF
- the zigA gene encoding zinc metallochaperone GTPase ZigA, which encodes MPAPSPTHPPADPRLPVTVLSGFLGAGKTTLLNHILGNREGRRVAVIVNDMSEVNIDAALIRAGVAGLTRTDAKLVEMSNGCICCTLREDLLVEVGRLAREGRFDQLVIESTGISEPMPVAETFTFADEEGRSLGDVARLDTMVTVVDACNFLRDYASRDDLQDRGESMGPEDRRKVVDLLIEQVEFCDVIVLNKTDLITPADLGRLTGILRSLNPRARIEAAAFGRVPLDRVLGTGLFDFAAAAEAPGWLGELHGTHIPETEAYGIGSFVYRARRPFHPGRFFAWIGREWPGVVRSKGFFWLASHPALAGSWSQAGAVARHGVAGHWWAALPPEDWPEDPAHVDTILKSWDPQTGDARQELVLIGITMDEARLRAGFDACLLTDAEMAAGPVAWIAMNNPFPGWPDRTDGVRG
- a CDS encoding MaoC family dehydratase N-terminal domain-containing protein produces the protein MTTGIDLDHLRGWIGRQETTTEAVTPDLVRRFRATFDIGGPPVQPGEAAPRLIHWCLGQPAATTAALGPDGHPARGGFLPPVPLPRRMWAGGAVRFTGDLRVGQMMERLSRIADVTLREGRSGSLCFVTVEHLISAAGRVVATERQDIVYRAAAVPAAVPVGKPAPLKPAPAGRHLRPVDIGPALLFRYSALTFNGHRIHYDRPYATGVEGYPGLVVHGPLQATLLFNYAAGLDGRAPDRFSFRSLSPLFDDDPVRLHAAETEDGLTLWTAREGGPVAMTAEAGWD
- a CDS encoding CaiB/BaiF CoA transferase family protein codes for the protein MDPLARPLAGLTVIALEQAVSAPFCTVRLADAGARVIKIERPEGDFARGYDDVARGESSYFVWLNRGKESLVLNLAVAAGRAAFRELLTRADVLVQNLKPGALARMGCAVADLRRDFPRLIICSISGYGETGPLADRKAYDMLVQAESGLCSVTGGPDAPARVGTSIVDIATGATAHAAILEALIARGINGQGAAIGVSMFDVAADWLTVPLLHQEGGRPPQRVGLSHPSIAPYGTFRTRDGAVLLVAIQSDREWAAFVREIAEQPGLAADPRFAGNRGRVAHRAEADAVVAAAIGAGDGATMRERLQHAGIAFADLNDMAGLAAHPHLRRITVDTPSGPVAMPAPAPVFDGPARRYGAVPALGDHLPLDPEAT
- a CDS encoding acyl-CoA dehydrogenase family protein, with protein sequence MQTVGDEAHPEIREAVRALCAGFPPEYHRKIDADRAYPEAFVEALTRAGWMAALIPEAYGGAGLGLAEASVIMEEINRSGGNSGACHGQMYNMTTLVRHGSEDQRRRYLPAIAAGELRLQSMGVTEPGAGTDTTRIRTTAVRRGDRWVINGQKVWISRIQHSDLMILLARTTPLDQVAKKSEGLSIFIVDLRDAIGRGLTVRPIANMVNHETNELFFDELEIPAENLIGEEGQGFRYILTGLNAERVLIAAECIGDGYWFIDKVSAYASERRVFGRPIGQNQGVQFPIAESFIEVEAANLMRWEACRLYDAGRPCGSQANMAKYLAAKASWEAANACIQFHGGFGFAAEYDVERKFRETRLYQVAPISTNLILAYVAEHVLGLPRSF
- a CDS encoding TetR/AcrR family transcriptional regulator, which gives rise to MKIAEDGVARRGRKIDEAEAATRRMELLEAAALCFMRTGYHATSIDDVARSMGCTKGFIYHYHATKTDLFFDVHREGMRRLFAAVEPAMAAPGDALAVLRAMLAAHARAMMDHHAFETVVAQGVQIHRFGATTPDQRRTLDELIASRDRFEALFKAQTRRAAEAGLLGPVDPSIAVKMMLGALQWSIFWYRPEADAGEGARDRLAEEMVRTIIDGLRARPAAG
- a CDS encoding NAD-dependent epimerase/dehydratase family protein: MTRVLITGAGGFLGRRLARAIAAGAPLAGPDGRIGPASQLELVDLRVPEMPAGALVPVARMAADLADPAVAAALGCRGADVIFHLAASLTLDAERAPDAAWAVNVEALRRMAEAAEGRPRVIFTSSIAVFGGSLPAETGDDLRPLPATGYGTHKAIAELMLADLSRRGRIDGRSLRLPIVVTRPGAPTPAISDRIAALIRAPLAGRDVVSPLPPGASVPLASAGAVVAGLLRLQAVAEDDLPPGRALNLPAVTTTIDALAGAVAAHGAAGRISFAPEPDLTRIVGGWPQRFVSARAEPLGIRPDGGLDAIIADYLAHEGAGHVRH
- a CDS encoding flavin-containing monooxygenase — translated: MSGTEKRSVEGIAGCAQICIIGAGSSGVAVAKALKDRGIAFACYETGSDIGGMWRYRNDNGMSSAYAALHIDTSRDNLGYPDFPIPKHLPDFLSHAQFLAHLEAYADHFGIRPLITFRTSVTEVSPMEDGRWRVSLSDGRVIPYRHVIIANGHLWDPRLPEFPGRFDGTTLHAHHYRTPDPFDGRRVLVVGLGNSAVDIAVDLCRRAAHVTISTRRGAWIMPKYLMGIPVDRWSATLSRRLRLPTRVTRMIMSRLIRLGVGDQRRFGLPRPAHPMWREHATLSQDLLPAIGHGRITVRPDIARLDGDGVVFTDGARAPFDAIIYATGYRTSFPFLEAGLARQALGDESRPALYRRMLSPTCPGLAFAGLVQPIGPTIPLVEIQARWLASLLSGAMAPASPEDQRHEIRRHHDIQRRTWLDSPRYALEVDYRSYARQMTRDMARGRAGN